From a single Lentisphaera profundi genomic region:
- a CDS encoding RNA polymerase sigma factor encodes MDSNKTRVTLLQKLQNNKDESCWDDFVHYYKGYIYVVIRDFGVSVEDSHDMLQDILVRVWKAFPNYNYDKDKCRFRTWLCKVIKNQVYTFYQKNLVVMIASMSATIIC; translated from the coding sequence ATGGATAGTAATAAAACCAGAGTCACACTACTTCAGAAACTACAGAACAATAAAGATGAGAGCTGCTGGGATGACTTTGTTCATTATTATAAAGGCTATATCTACGTCGTTATTCGAGATTTTGGTGTGAGTGTAGAAGATAGTCACGATATGCTTCAAGATATCTTAGTTCGAGTATGGAAGGCTTTTCCCAATTATAATTACGATAAGGATAAATGTCGCTTCCGAACCTGGCTTTGCAAAGTGATTAAAAACCAGGTCTATACTTTTTATCAAAAAAATCTAGTCGTAATGATCGCCTCAATGTCAGCTACGATAATATGCTAG
- a CDS encoding c-type cytochrome, whose protein sequence is MNKKDLSSADQVSASKKGGRFLAVMCQALFFCQLSASPSTPASEINIKEDFKVELLYSVPRSQGTWVAMTFDDKGRLYTHTERQQLFRITPPGLGKKEALKVEPIKVDWRVKSGRGSVQGMAFINKKLYMVRNGNHAKENYVPDSIVRLSDSNNDEQLDKLEYLFDIPSVPGEQAPWNEHGMHAIVAGPDGKSIYVVSGDRNPLPAKKGLAPPHWNQDAWGKQYLKDPYVGGWVMRADLEGKNVEYFSVGLRNCYDIAFNSHGDLFTYDSDLEFDIALPQYRPTAIRHVMSGVDAGWGGRGGHMNKSFNSDFEEIQAPIKNIGPGSPTGVAFAYGAKFPAKYQRAFYACDWSYGRLFAVHLSPDGATYKAEIETFLSAQGLPIVDLAVSPLDGALYFTVGGRGTQSSLYRVTYTGDEKCAPVQALPLDKQSTERRQARLKLEKFHGQVNPKIVAQVWSSLADEDRSTRSAARIALEWQKLEQWKGKALTEANVRIKLQALIALARCTDGQKSVQAELINALNSLKFGSLSADEKTWYLRVLTLSHIRHGKYSPNEAKKIIAKFEAQLPDKDRRVNLAIVTMLSHLGSRQMIKPSLDLLKKSRTQEEQVVYTESLLRIPKATWSLEQGEALFKIAAESTRQWKGGARVKSYRERTLKGMVNILSEEQKQLFAKEIAALKKPSTLLTGKGRSFVKNWKIKDLAGSLEEGLKQKRDLANGRALYAETACITCHNFNGEGGLAGPDLSSVGGQYNAHDLLENILSPSKVINEQYGLMIYNMKDGTSLQGRTINMVGNELMVASNPLDPGSSELRLSKDKIKNISASTHSFMPPGLLNSLSQEDILDLLAYLLQ, encoded by the coding sequence GTGAATAAAAAAGATCTTAGTTCAGCAGACCAAGTTAGTGCAAGTAAAAAGGGCGGTAGATTTTTAGCCGTCATGTGTCAGGCTTTGTTTTTTTGTCAGCTTAGCGCGAGTCCATCGACTCCAGCAAGCGAGATCAATATAAAAGAGGATTTTAAAGTCGAACTTTTGTATTCTGTACCCAGAAGCCAAGGCACTTGGGTGGCGATGACTTTTGATGATAAGGGTCGCCTATATACCCATACAGAGAGGCAGCAATTGTTCCGTATTACACCTCCAGGCTTAGGAAAAAAAGAAGCTCTGAAAGTTGAGCCAATAAAAGTGGATTGGCGAGTAAAATCAGGCCGTGGCAGTGTGCAAGGCATGGCCTTTATTAATAAAAAGCTCTACATGGTTCGCAATGGCAATCATGCCAAAGAAAATTATGTCCCCGATTCAATTGTGCGCCTAAGTGATTCCAATAATGACGAGCAATTAGATAAATTAGAATACCTCTTTGATATTCCTTCTGTTCCAGGCGAACAAGCGCCATGGAATGAACATGGCATGCATGCCATCGTGGCTGGACCTGATGGCAAGTCTATCTATGTCGTCAGCGGTGATCGCAATCCCTTGCCAGCGAAAAAAGGCCTGGCGCCCCCTCACTGGAATCAAGATGCTTGGGGAAAGCAATACCTCAAAGACCCTTATGTGGGAGGCTGGGTAATGCGCGCTGACCTCGAGGGAAAAAATGTTGAGTACTTCTCTGTTGGCCTCCGCAATTGCTACGATATTGCCTTTAATTCACATGGGGACCTCTTTACTTACGATAGCGACTTAGAATTTGATATTGCTTTACCCCAATATCGACCCACAGCTATTCGCCATGTTATGAGTGGTGTCGATGCTGGTTGGGGTGGGCGTGGTGGTCATATGAATAAAAGTTTCAATTCAGATTTTGAAGAAATCCAAGCGCCGATAAAAAATATTGGGCCCGGCTCTCCTACGGGAGTCGCTTTTGCCTATGGCGCAAAATTTCCCGCCAAGTACCAAAGAGCCTTTTACGCTTGTGATTGGAGTTATGGCCGCTTATTCGCGGTTCATTTAAGTCCTGATGGAGCCACTTACAAAGCAGAAATCGAAACTTTTCTAAGTGCTCAAGGATTGCCTATTGTGGATTTAGCGGTATCGCCTCTAGATGGCGCACTCTACTTCACCGTGGGTGGACGGGGAACTCAATCTAGTCTATATAGAGTGACTTATACTGGTGATGAAAAATGTGCTCCTGTTCAAGCGCTTCCCTTAGATAAGCAATCTACAGAAAGACGTCAAGCGCGACTCAAGCTGGAAAAATTTCATGGACAAGTAAATCCAAAAATTGTTGCTCAAGTGTGGTCTAGTTTAGCTGATGAAGATCGCAGTACTCGTTCAGCTGCACGCATTGCACTGGAGTGGCAAAAGCTGGAGCAGTGGAAAGGCAAAGCACTTACAGAGGCAAATGTACGTATAAAGTTGCAAGCCCTTATCGCATTAGCGCGTTGTACTGATGGTCAAAAAAGTGTGCAAGCCGAGCTTATCAATGCACTCAATAGCCTAAAATTTGGTAGCTTAAGCGCAGATGAAAAAACTTGGTACTTGCGCGTCTTAACTCTGTCACATATTCGCCATGGAAAATATTCGCCCAATGAAGCTAAAAAAATCATTGCGAAATTTGAAGCGCAACTACCAGATAAGGACCGTCGCGTCAATCTGGCGATTGTGACCATGTTGTCGCATTTAGGGAGTCGCCAAATGATTAAACCTAGCCTAGATCTCTTGAAAAAGAGCCGCACTCAAGAAGAGCAAGTAGTCTATACCGAGAGTTTACTTAGGATCCCTAAAGCTACGTGGAGTCTTGAACAAGGAGAAGCTCTTTTTAAAATAGCGGCAGAATCAACGAGACAATGGAAGGGGGGCGCACGCGTTAAGTCCTATCGCGAACGGACTCTTAAGGGGATGGTAAATATCTTAAGTGAAGAACAAAAACAACTTTTTGCCAAAGAAATTGCCGCACTCAAAAAACCAAGCACCTTGCTTACTGGGAAGGGACGTTCTTTTGTTAAAAATTGGAAAATTAAAGACCTTGCAGGCAGCCTCGAGGAGGGTTTAAAACAAAAACGGGATTTAGCCAATGGTCGAGCTTTGTACGCTGAAACCGCCTGTATTACTTGCCACAATTTTAATGGTGAAGGCGGGCTTGCTGGACCTGACTTGAGCAGTGTAGGAGGTCAATATAACGCCCACGATTTGCTTGAGAATATATTAAGCCCAAGCAAGGTCATTAATGAACAATATGGATTAATGATTTATAATATGAAAGATGGTACAAGCCTACAGGGACGAACGATTAACATGGTGGGGAATGAGTTAATGGTTGCAAGTAACCCCCTTGATCCAGGGTCATCAGAATTACGTCTCTCAAAGGATAAAATTAAAAATATTTCTGCTTCTACCCACTCCTTCATGCCTCCTGGCTTACTCAACTCCCTTAGCCAAGAAGATATACTCGATTTATTGGCATACTTACTGCAGTAA
- a CDS encoding 3-keto-disaccharide hydrolase: MKYSLFTIVSLFYICCASIFAADKPYQVKLADAKLLFNGKDLTGWIGNPKFWSVNDGAIYGSTHVNRTAGNTFLILDAEDVEDFHLVYEAKCVNHNSGVMYRSVVLDKEKFTMKGYQCDLHPSTNYCAMLYGERERGIITTRGQKMVIDKSGNKKVISYDPPPKVDIAQWNTYEVICKGSKITHKVNGKFALELTDNWTGRIKKGKIGLQLHAGEAMEVYFRNIKLKRFEKASQESKSGK, from the coding sequence ATGAAATATTCATTATTCACAATCGTAAGCTTATTTTACATATGCTGCGCCTCTATTTTTGCTGCAGATAAACCCTATCAAGTAAAACTTGCAGATGCCAAATTATTATTTAATGGCAAGGATCTCACAGGCTGGATAGGCAATCCTAAATTCTGGTCGGTAAACGATGGTGCGATATACGGCTCCACTCACGTGAATAGGACTGCGGGGAATACCTTTTTAATTCTCGATGCTGAGGACGTCGAAGACTTTCATCTTGTCTATGAAGCCAAATGTGTCAATCACAACTCTGGTGTGATGTATCGCTCTGTGGTTCTCGATAAAGAGAAATTTACTATGAAAGGCTACCAGTGCGACCTTCACCCTAGTACAAATTACTGTGCCATGCTATATGGAGAGAGAGAACGTGGTATCATCACTACCCGTGGGCAGAAAATGGTGATTGATAAATCGGGGAACAAGAAAGTGATCTCTTACGACCCCCCTCCAAAAGTCGACATTGCCCAATGGAATACATATGAAGTTATCTGCAAAGGCAGCAAAATCACCCACAAAGTCAACGGTAAATTCGCACTTGAATTAACGGATAATTGGACCGGACGTATCAAAAAAGGCAAGATCGGCTTACAGCTTCACGCCGGTGAAGCGATGGAAGTTTATTTCCGTAATATTAAGTTGAAGCGCTTCGAAAAAGCAAGTCAGGAAAGCAAGTCAGGAAAATAA
- a CDS encoding alpha/beta hydrolase fold domain-containing protein: protein MSKKYVLIFTILSCLCHGNTVSESKVLKIYILAGQSNMEGQGAIASLDTPGTLEYTVANDPDKAYQFLLDADRKWLVRDDVSIRYISKHGKLAPGYGGAHYAPPLLIGPELGFGHYLGERMENKVLLIKVAWGGSTLAADYRPPSAEGNTGHLYKEVLRLVKETLSDLKTYVPDYQGQGYEIAGFVWHQGWSDRIKPKFTAEYANNMANLIRDMRKDLAVPTLPFVIATTGMDGEKRYTDLERAQLSLEDSKVFPEFEGKVSVIDTRVGGYKGMDFWYDSAVSPSSDSTHWNRNTKSYLNLGMAMADAMLLLTAEKVRTKPAFFDLSQLPTSGQSRQAKLQGVFEKGEKHKYSDRHDDNKLWIFRPQDLQAGEQRPCVFLIHGGSWSGHPMDYGAYAAQLVSKGYVVVIIEWRRYDVKQGFSPKDCLADCLTAYRWVKKRAKSFNISADEMFIVGNSAGGHLGLSMLTMEGHDDPQDDQSIKIDPKGLILINPAIDLVDGWHDGQRRCRAFNMNPAEFSPAHQVKAGLPPTLVISGSEDGVITPQQILAFKKRMEAKGNQCEFSEYADANHGAFHWAQTQVGNKYFFPAMADIERFITSVSGGKSALALEIKPAIEKGLTYAKTRYDSSYGPIETRWKVADGFVILDVTIPAKTTATVHIPTKSHFNVFEGKKRAYQVEGVKFLRMEEGHALFEIGSGSYHFKSVDQAFDLSQSPKNWLESQPIINEMLSAGEMHAYRSKHPDNKLWVFRPEGLKKDELRPCVFYIHGGSWSGNASMFAPQSIYLARRGVVGVSIEFRRYNKGQNISPEDCLSDCLSAYRWIKKNAHSLNIDPDRIVISGGSAGAHLGLSMLTLKGYDNPEDDQTIPIDPKGLILINPAIDLVDGWQHGQSRCWAFDMDPKNFSPAHHVRTYLPRTLVISGSNDNVITPKQIRAFQKRMKGKGNQCEFIEYPNVGHGVFNYGFSGIGSEYFFKAMKNVEEFLVPLAKASEVTFIRDKPAVNNGLNFVQIKNDSNSGISSKKSYTHAMDFGQGSVSTVNGVVFSRDFNLVAGGRSNSGSRTFGKEMHPGSHPPAVSGHVANLFHDFNFASLQGTIELSGLVSGKKYELCLYNRAWDYARTSRTFLISYDVGGDGSVEFTSPLIDQNNIAAVSKELSGNISWAMSYVYTADKQGKIRMTIDSKNSGSTYHLYALTNEEL from the coding sequence ATGAGCAAAAAATACGTTCTGATTTTTACAATACTTAGCTGTCTTTGTCACGGTAATACCGTGAGTGAGAGCAAAGTACTAAAAATATACATCCTCGCCGGTCAATCGAACATGGAGGGCCAGGGAGCCATCGCTTCGCTAGACACTCCAGGAACACTCGAGTACACGGTGGCAAACGATCCCGACAAGGCTTACCAGTTTTTGCTTGACGCCGACCGTAAGTGGCTTGTTCGCGATGACGTCTCGATCCGATATATCAGCAAACATGGTAAACTAGCCCCAGGCTACGGTGGAGCCCACTATGCGCCGCCTCTACTCATAGGACCAGAACTCGGTTTCGGTCACTATCTAGGGGAACGCATGGAGAACAAGGTTTTGCTTATTAAAGTTGCGTGGGGTGGTAGCACACTCGCTGCCGACTATCGACCACCGAGTGCAGAAGGAAACACAGGACATCTCTATAAGGAGGTTCTTCGACTCGTTAAGGAAACACTCTCTGATCTTAAGACCTATGTTCCCGACTACCAAGGACAGGGCTACGAGATTGCCGGATTCGTTTGGCACCAAGGATGGAGTGACCGCATCAAGCCAAAGTTTACAGCAGAGTATGCGAATAATATGGCCAACTTAATCCGAGATATGCGCAAAGATCTTGCTGTACCGACGCTTCCCTTCGTCATCGCCACTACCGGAATGGACGGGGAGAAAAGATACACCGATCTCGAGCGCGCCCAGCTATCACTGGAAGATTCAAAGGTTTTTCCGGAATTCGAGGGCAAGGTATCGGTGATCGATACCAGAGTCGGTGGCTACAAGGGCATGGACTTCTGGTATGACTCCGCTGTCTCTCCCTCCAGCGACTCCACGCACTGGAACAGGAACACGAAGAGCTATCTGAATTTGGGAATGGCCATGGCCGACGCAATGCTCCTGCTCACAGCGGAAAAAGTTCGCACAAAGCCAGCGTTTTTTGATTTGAGCCAGCTGCCTACGAGTGGGCAATCTCGCCAAGCCAAACTCCAAGGGGTTTTTGAAAAGGGTGAAAAGCACAAGTATAGCGATAGGCATGACGATAATAAGTTGTGGATATTTCGACCACAAGATTTGCAAGCGGGGGAGCAGCGCCCATGTGTATTTCTGATTCATGGTGGAAGCTGGTCAGGTCACCCCATGGATTATGGAGCCTATGCGGCTCAGCTAGTGAGCAAGGGCTATGTTGTGGTAATTATTGAGTGGCGTCGTTACGATGTAAAGCAGGGCTTCTCACCAAAGGATTGCCTAGCTGATTGCCTGACGGCATACCGTTGGGTGAAAAAGCGGGCCAAGAGCTTTAATATTTCGGCAGATGAGATGTTTATCGTCGGTAATTCAGCCGGCGGTCATTTGGGTCTATCCATGCTGACCATGGAAGGACATGACGATCCGCAAGATGATCAGTCTATAAAGATTGATCCCAAGGGGCTGATTCTGATCAATCCGGCGATCGATTTAGTCGATGGCTGGCATGATGGCCAAAGGCGCTGTCGGGCATTCAATATGAATCCAGCTGAATTTTCACCTGCGCATCAGGTGAAAGCGGGACTGCCACCGACTCTAGTGATCAGTGGATCTGAGGACGGAGTGATTACTCCTCAGCAGATTCTTGCCTTCAAGAAACGTATGGAAGCCAAAGGTAATCAATGTGAATTTTCAGAATATGCCGATGCCAACCATGGGGCATTTCATTGGGCTCAAACGCAAGTGGGCAATAAGTACTTTTTCCCAGCAATGGCTGATATTGAGAGATTTATCACATCCGTAAGTGGAGGTAAAAGTGCATTGGCTCTCGAAATCAAGCCGGCGATTGAAAAAGGTCTCACCTATGCGAAGACCCGTTACGACTCCAGCTACGGTCCGATCGAAACCAGATGGAAGGTGGCCGACGGATTTGTGATCCTGGATGTGACTATCCCTGCGAAGACTACTGCTACGGTGCATATTCCGACCAAATCGCATTTTAATGTTTTCGAGGGCAAAAAGCGTGCTTATCAGGTAGAGGGCGTGAAGTTCCTGCGCATGGAAGAGGGGCACGCGCTGTTTGAAATCGGCTCGGGTTCCTACCATTTCAAAAGCGTCGACCAGGCATTCGACCTGAGTCAATCGCCGAAAAACTGGCTCGAGAGTCAGCCGATTATCAACGAGATGTTGTCTGCAGGGGAGATGCACGCCTACAGGAGCAAGCATCCCGACAATAAGCTCTGGGTTTTCCGGCCGGAAGGTTTGAAGAAAGACGAGTTACGACCTTGTGTTTTCTATATCCACGGTGGAAGTTGGAGCGGCAATGCTTCCATGTTTGCGCCTCAGTCTATCTACCTTGCAAGGCGAGGTGTTGTCGGAGTCTCCATCGAATTCCGCCGATACAATAAGGGTCAGAATATTTCTCCTGAGGATTGTCTATCAGACTGTCTCTCGGCCTACAGGTGGATTAAGAAGAATGCGCATTCACTCAATATTGATCCTGATCGTATCGTGATCTCCGGCGGCTCGGCTGGTGCGCATCTGGGACTGTCGATGCTGACACTTAAAGGTTATGACAATCCGGAAGATGATCAAACAATACCCATCGACCCCAAAGGGCTGATTTTGATCAATCCAGCCATCGATCTGGTTGACGGCTGGCAGCACGGACAGAGTCGGTGCTGGGCTTTTGATATGGATCCTAAAAATTTCTCTCCAGCACATCATGTGAGAACCTATCTTCCGCGAACCTTAGTCATCAGCGGCAGCAATGATAACGTTATCACACCTAAGCAGATCCGAGCTTTCCAGAAGCGTATGAAGGGAAAAGGCAATCAATGTGAATTCATTGAGTACCCGAATGTGGGACATGGCGTATTTAATTATGGCTTCAGCGGTATTGGTAGCGAATATTTCTTCAAGGCAATGAAGAATGTAGAAGAATTTCTCGTTCCGTTGGCAAAGGCCTCTGAAGTGACATTCATTCGCGATAAACCAGCCGTGAATAATGGGCTAAACTTTGTCCAAATCAAAAACGATTCTAATTCCGGAATCAGCTCTAAAAAGAGCTATACACACGCCATGGACTTTGGTCAGGGATCGGTATCCACCGTCAATGGCGTGGTTTTTTCCCGGGATTTCAATCTGGTCGCAGGCGGACGCTCGAACTCGGGTTCCCGTACGTTTGGAAAAGAGATGCATCCTGGAAGTCATCCTCCCGCGGTAAGCGGACATGTCGCGAACTTGTTTCATGATTTCAATTTCGCTTCCCTGCAGGGCACTATCGAATTAAGCGGATTGGTCAGCGGAAAAAAGTATGAACTCTGCCTCTATAATCGAGCCTGGGATTATGCCCGCACTTCGCGCACTTTTCTTATCAGCTATGACGTAGGAGGGGATGGTTCTGTCGAGTTCACCAGTCCGCTTATCGACCAGAACAACATAGCTGCGGTATCGAAGGAACTTTCGGGAAATATATCCTGGGCAATGAGCTATGTTTATACGGCTGATAAACAGGGAAAGATACGTATGACGATCGATTCTAAAAACTCTGGCAGCACCTACCATCTTTATGCACTGACCAACGAAGAGCTGTAG
- a CDS encoding DUF6788 family protein — protein MSKTDQEIKARIERIKQEISELGELRPGSISQQYNVCGNPSCKCKDKQDPQKHGPYHKLSYRRKGKGYTQFIKEADLHNVSEQIHNYKKLKQLTGEWIDLSLELLALQKSV, from the coding sequence ATGAGTAAAACTGATCAGGAAATAAAAGCACGAATCGAAAGAATAAAACAGGAAATCTCTGAACTAGGAGAACTCCGACCTGGAAGTATTTCACAACAATATAATGTGTGTGGAAACCCCAGCTGTAAGTGTAAAGACAAGCAGGATCCCCAAAAGCATGGGCCATATCATAAGCTTAGTTATAGGAGAAAAGGCAAAGGATATACACAGTTCATAAAAGAAGCAGATCTACACAATGTTTCAGAGCAAATTCACAACTATAAAAAACTTAAACAATTGACTGGTGAATGGATAGACCTTTCCCTCGAATTATTAGCTCTTCAAAAAAGTGTATAA
- a CDS encoding transposase, producing MIAEKELELWHELAQKVGMKHLSTKKAFLRQLELYSNSPTGSSCQIAGRSPSTLPWSEVISTYRFMDNENISLKALRSFRRELSLAHHPKGSDVLVMNDISLLDYYHHTTKEDRRAIGDGKGKGYEYVCNLAVNPSDGGVLGVLHDCLVNCDGPDDVDMVDYSDSYLKKYLSTDDLEEIKENHKHQMVSHIRASAEHLKEWNPIHVGDREFDDIFIMLATMDKNHDFVLRAKSIRNVQTPNFDALPESALVKKQGGHPMKDGYVCTKISELIKYIPLSPYKELPLDGRGRVTEQINAKRNAQLHIGSVPISLYRQAKRNHKYIKTPQAVDVNLVVIKELNPPEGEEPLLWILFTNRDVDTLEKMTYIGKIYELRWKIEEFFRLLKTTYKLEQARYNSASKVARYLVLITIAAQMTMKLRSLAGISQSASLDDEEYHKVKEAMKHPNDDKIDINLRLFALIARRGGWLGRRRDPIGSTILSRGMMDVLTVLQFQQEHKDLLNELQNNPQNIF from the coding sequence ATGATAGCGGAAAAAGAACTGGAGCTATGGCATGAACTTGCTCAAAAAGTTGGGATGAAACATCTTTCTACGAAGAAGGCTTTTCTACGTCAGCTGGAGCTATATAGCAACTCACCTACGGGATCATCATGTCAAATAGCGGGTAGGTCCCCAAGTACTCTTCCTTGGAGTGAAGTTATTTCTACGTATCGTTTTATGGATAATGAAAATATTAGTTTAAAGGCTTTGCGTAGTTTTCGTCGTGAGCTCAGCTTAGCACATCACCCCAAAGGAAGTGATGTACTAGTCATGAACGATATTTCATTATTAGACTATTATCATCACACTACCAAGGAAGATCGACGAGCTATTGGTGACGGCAAAGGGAAAGGTTATGAGTATGTTTGTAACCTTGCGGTCAACCCAAGTGATGGAGGTGTCCTAGGCGTTCTTCACGATTGTCTAGTTAACTGTGATGGGCCTGACGATGTGGATATGGTGGATTATTCAGATTCGTATCTGAAGAAATATCTGAGCACAGATGATTTAGAAGAAATCAAAGAAAACCATAAACACCAAATGGTCTCTCATATTCGCGCTAGTGCAGAGCACTTGAAAGAGTGGAACCCAATTCATGTAGGAGATCGGGAGTTTGATGATATTTTTATCATGTTAGCCACGATGGATAAAAACCATGATTTTGTACTGCGAGCCAAGAGTATTCGGAATGTTCAAACACCAAATTTTGACGCGTTACCTGAATCCGCTCTTGTAAAAAAACAGGGTGGACATCCCATGAAAGATGGATATGTCTGTACAAAAATTAGTGAACTTATCAAGTATATCCCACTCAGTCCTTATAAGGAATTGCCCTTAGATGGACGCGGTCGAGTAACGGAGCAGATAAATGCTAAACGTAACGCGCAATTACATATAGGCAGTGTACCAATCAGCTTATATCGTCAGGCCAAACGAAATCATAAATATATAAAAACCCCGCAAGCAGTAGATGTCAATTTAGTTGTTATCAAAGAACTTAACCCTCCTGAAGGTGAAGAACCTTTGTTGTGGATTCTTTTTACAAACAGGGATGTAGATACCTTAGAAAAAATGACCTATATTGGAAAAATTTATGAATTGAGGTGGAAAATTGAGGAATTTTTTCGCCTCTTAAAGACCACTTATAAATTGGAGCAAGCACGCTATAATTCAGCTTCCAAAGTCGCCCGTTACCTAGTTTTAATAACTATTGCAGCTCAAATGACCATGAAACTCCGAAGTCTTGCGGGTATTAGTCAATCAGCTTCTCTCGACGATGAGGAATACCATAAAGTCAAAGAAGCCATGAAACACCCAAATGATGATAAGATCGACATCAATTTGAGACTCTTTGCTCTTATCGCTCGTAGAGGCGGTTGGTTAGGACGAAGGCGAGACCCCATTGGTTCAACAATTTTATCCAGGGGTATGATGGATGTCTTGACCGTATTGCAATTTCAACAAGAACACAAAGACTTGTTAAATGAACTGCAAAATAATCCTCAAAATATCTTTTAA
- a CDS encoding type II secretion system protein — MTKNKFTLIELLVVIAIIGILASLLLPVLGKARKQSQSAVCKSNMKQMGVSVMMYLDDSEGFFMYGESSDGNAGAYESWDDSLGAYDGRDLTKAEKSLDFLSSVNAPGKGSDHYICPLDDIVRSTWPSPDAYKSSYAMTQQNPFSTSGKGIFMFRKDWIVTHGVGIINVTDVSNPSSTIAAGEEFNQFGFLGSSGSRYFATSNQFNGIALHDPRHQQKQNYLMVDGHVESLRYESTLATGGGSVALDGSNVTGSMWDATR; from the coding sequence ATGACAAAGAATAAATTTACTCTGATTGAGCTCTTAGTGGTGATTGCCATTATCGGTATTTTAGCCTCTCTTTTATTACCTGTCTTAGGCAAAGCTCGTAAACAATCACAGTCAGCCGTATGTAAAAGTAATATGAAACAGATGGGCGTTTCTGTGATGATGTATCTAGATGATAGTGAGGGCTTTTTTATGTACGGAGAGTCCTCTGATGGCAATGCTGGTGCTTATGAGTCATGGGATGATAGTTTAGGGGCCTATGATGGTCGTGACTTAACGAAAGCTGAGAAAAGCTTGGATTTTTTGTCGTCAGTTAATGCTCCAGGTAAAGGTTCGGATCATTATATTTGTCCATTGGATGATATCGTTCGCAGTACTTGGCCTTCGCCAGATGCGTATAAAAGTTCATACGCAATGACTCAGCAGAACCCATTTTCAACGAGTGGAAAGGGAATATTTATGTTTAGAAAAGATTGGATTGTGACTCATGGAGTTGGCATTATAAACGTAACAGATGTTAGTAATCCCTCTTCAACGATTGCGGCGGGAGAAGAATTTAATCAATTTGGATTCTTGGGATCAAGTGGCTCCCGTTATTTTGCTACAAGTAATCAGTTTAACGGGATTGCACTTCATGATCCACGCCATCAACAGAAACAAAATTATTTAATGGTGGATGGTCACGTGGAGAGCTTGCGCTACGAAAGTACTTTAGCTACTGGTGGTGGGTCAGTCGCCTTAGATGGCTCGAATGTGACCGGATCGATGTGGGATGCAACAAGGTAA
- a CDS encoding serine/threonine-protein kinase, whose amino-acid sequence MQKEEQFQSKFSQLFEETFNPEENPLEQALKRQGERYLEFEFYSEGAIKQIHTCLDMKTGRRVAMARMKDSSNTKRKESFIREARINAALQHPNIVPVYDVGLKNNMPWFTMKFIEGQSLGEIIEILKKGELSHFDNLTDRLDVFVKVCDAVAYAHSRGILHLDLKPDNIRVSEYGDVVLCEWGLADVIPSECDEPLLDVCSPSLEDFDEKTLDGTVKGTPGYMAPEQTGLIKERKGKHTDIFSLGALLYTLLTYEKAFSGESLKDVLDKTLKAEIPSTSESSDLIPYALEAVYTKAMSKDIKDRYQSVKELQQEIRNFISGFSTHAENASFLKLMGYWVKRNQTLTAISSFASVLFLGLLIVSLINSK is encoded by the coding sequence ATGCAGAAGGAAGAGCAATTTCAAAGTAAATTTAGTCAGCTTTTTGAAGAGACTTTTAATCCGGAAGAAAACCCCTTAGAGCAGGCACTAAAAAGGCAAGGGGAGCGCTATCTTGAGTTTGAATTTTATAGTGAAGGAGCCATCAAACAAATTCATACCTGCCTTGATATGAAGACGGGTCGCCGTGTGGCCATGGCAAGGATGAAAGATAGTAGCAATACAAAGCGCAAAGAAAGCTTCATTCGTGAAGCGCGGATTAACGCCGCCTTACAGCACCCCAATATTGTGCCGGTATATGATGTGGGTTTAAAGAATAATATGCCTTGGTTTACGATGAAGTTTATTGAGGGGCAATCTCTGGGAGAAATCATTGAGATTTTAAAAAAGGGTGAGCTAAGTCATTTTGATAATTTAACCGATCGTCTTGATGTTTTTGTAAAAGTTTGCGATGCAGTTGCCTATGCCCATTCAAGAGGGATTCTTCATCTCGATCTTAAACCTGACAATATTCGCGTGAGTGAATACGGAGATGTGGTTCTGTGTGAATGGGGATTAGCAGATGTCATACCATCTGAATGTGATGAGCCCTTATTGGATGTTTGTTCACCCTCACTCGAGGATTTTGATGAAAAAACCTTGGATGGTACGGTCAAAGGGACACCTGGTTATATGGCGCCAGAGCAAACGGGTTTAATAAAAGAACGAAAGGGCAAGCACACGGATATATTTTCCTTGGGAGCACTTCTTTATACTTTACTGACTTACGAAAAGGCATTCTCAGGGGAGAGTTTAAAAGATGTATTAGATAAAACGCTTAAGGCCGAAATACCCTCGACATCAGAAAGTAGTGACCTTATCCCTTATGCACTCGAAGCGGTCTATACAAAAGCGATGTCAAAAGACATTAAAGATCGCTATCAGTCGGTCAAAGAATTGCAGCAAGAAATACGAAATTTTATTAGTGGATTTAGCACTCATGCCGAAAATGCATCCTTCTTAAAACTTATGGGCTATTGGGTTAAACGCAACCAGACCTTGACAGCGATTTCGTCATTTGCTAGCGTGCTGTTTTTAGGTTTATTAATTGTTTCATTAATTAACTCCAAGTGA